One region of Triticum urartu cultivar G1812 unplaced genomic scaffold, Tu2.1 TuUngrouped_contig_6445, whole genome shotgun sequence genomic DNA includes:
- the LOC125530623 gene encoding uncharacterized protein LOC125530623 codes for MRHLGGRNGFSIDGVRAQSCTGIPSGAAERKPDGYLLLEAACDKVEVDGFGSEGLGSAARHTGDELGWRRGVENSIKQQSASQPAHLISLDRTLCTEPFLHKITARMSSTATVTRAHLENKLALARRCSREATLAGAKAAAIATVASAVPTLASVRMLPWAKANLNPTGQALIVCTVAGMAYFVAADKTLLSPATK; via the exons ATGCGTCATTTGGGTGGACGTAATGGATTCTCGATAGATGGAGTCCGAGCACAGTCGTGCACGGGCATCCCCTCAGGCGCAGCGGAACGCAAGCCGGACGGTTATCTCCTCCTCGAGGCCGCGTGCGATAAGGTCGAGGTCGACGGATTTGGAAGTGAAGGACTTGGATCTGCTGCCCGTCATACCGGAGACGAGCTTGGATGGCGGAGGGGAGTGGAGAATAG CATCAAGCAACAGTCAGCCAGCCAACCAGCCCATCTCATCTCACTTGATCGCACCCTTTGTACTGAGCCGTTTCTGCACAAGATCACGGCGAGGATGTCGTCGACGGCCACCGTCACCCGCGCCCACCTCGAGAACAAGCTCGCCCTCGCCAGACGCTGCTCCAGAG AGGCGACGCTCGCCGGAGCAAAGGCGGCGGCCATCGCCACGGTCGCGTCTGCGGTCCCAACG CTGGCGAGCGTGCGGATGCTGCCGTGGGCCAAGGCGAACCTGAACCCCACCGGCCAGGCGCTCATTGTTTGCACCGTCGCCGGGATGGCCTACTTCGTCGCCGCCGACAAGACTCTCCTCTCGCCCGCAACGAA ATAA
- the LOC125530624 gene encoding early nodulin-93-like has product TAEAAMAGAKAAAIATVTTLASVRMLPWATRAHLNPTGQALIISTVAGMAYFIVADKTILSMARKHSFDDAPDHLKNTSFH; this is encoded by the exons ACTGCAGAGGCTGCCATGGCCGGAGCCAAGGCCGCGGCAATCGCCACCGTCACTACC CTGGCGAGCGTGAGGATGTTGCCGTGGGCCACCAGGGCGCACCTCAACCCGACCGGGCAGGCCCTCATCATATCCACCGTCGCCGGGATGGCCTACTTCATCGTCGCCGATAAGACCATCCTCTCCATGGCCAGGAAGCACTCCTTCGATGACGCACCTGACCACCTCAAGAACACCTCCTTCCACTAA